A stretch of DNA from Sulfuricurvum sp.:
GAAGAAATACTTATTGCAATAGACAAAAATAAACCTATTTATCTGTTGGGCGCATTCGGAGGTATAGTTGGCGAGGTCTGTAAGATATTACGCAAGGAACCTTATCCAGACTCACTTACTGAGACATGGCAGGTTACTTATAATGCAGAGTATGTTGATCTTCAAACCTTAGCCTCGAAGAGCGGCAATAATGCAAACTACGGACAAGTAAAGACAATCCTCGAAGGAATTGATGTTTCGACAATATCAAAGAATGCAGGGCTTGACGAGGCGACGTATTTACGACTTATGGCAACCCCTTTTGTGGATGAGTGCATATATCTGATAATTCAAGGTCTAAAGAATCTTTCCACTTAGAATTTGTGCCTTTAAAACTAAATTTATAGGAGACCATCATGAGTAACAACGTACGACACAAAGTATTTATTACCTATCACCACGCAGACCAAGAGGAAGTAAATGATTTCATAACTACTTTTTCTGATGAACGAAATGTATTTATATCGAGAGTTCTGGGCGTTGATATGGAGGAAAGCATAATTAGTAGCACAGATACTGATTATGTTATGAAGCGAATCAGGGAATTATATCTGAAAGATTCCACGGTAACAATTGTACTTATGGGTAAATGCACGTGGGCTCGTAGGTATGTTGACTGGGAGATACAATCATCTCTAAGAAGCGGCAATACATTGACACCCAACGGCTTACTTGGGATTAAGTTGCCTAGTTTTAAAAGTGGAACCAACTTCCCAAACAGACTGAACTTGAATTTGAAGCAAAATGATCAGCAAGTAGATTGCTATGCACGATGGATTGAGTACCCAACGCGCAAGGACACTCTGGCTAATGCAATACATAATGCATTTCTGGCAAGGACTTCAAAAACAAATCTAATTGTAAATCCGAGAGATCGGTTCGTTAATAATCGTAGCTGTCAATAACGGGAGGTATTTATGCCAGTGTTTTTGTCTCATCGTAAAGCAGATAAAGCATCTGCTCTCAAGATATACGCATATTTGGAGGCCAACAAGATTAAGTGCTATATTGATGAATTTGATGAAGTACTGCAACGATCTAAAAATATTACTGATGTTATTATGTCAAGAATAGGTGACTGTAGCCATTTAATGGCGATAATGTCACACAATACATCAGGTTCTTGGTGGGTCCCTTTTGAAGTAGGGGTTGCTTCTGAAGCTGATAGGCGTATCTGTTCATACAAAATTGATGGCGTCAGTTTGCCCGAATATTTAGATATTTGGCCGATAATGAATAGACCCGAACATTTAGCAGAATTTGTAAGACTGTATAATAATGATAGCAGTGTTCTACTTGAAAAATCTGAATCTCTCAGGGCTTCTTATGCGTCAGTAAAGTCATCAGGCGATTTTCATCGAATGTTGAAGTCAGCTACCGGGCAACGTTAAATACTATTGTACCAATAATAAATGGCGGCCATTTGGGCCGCCTCTATCCAACCCAGATTGGCAGACGATCTAAATATTCATCGAATT
This window harbors:
- a CDS encoding TIR domain-containing protein; its protein translation is MSNNVRHKVFITYHHADQEEVNDFITTFSDERNVFISRVLGVDMEESIISSTDTDYVMKRIRELYLKDSTVTIVLMGKCTWARRYVDWEIQSSLRSGNTLTPNGLLGIKLPSFKSGTNFPNRLNLNLKQNDQQVDCYARWIEYPTRKDTLANAIHNAFLARTSKTNLIVNPRDRFVNNRSCQ
- a CDS encoding toll/interleukin-1 receptor domain-containing protein → MPVFLSHRKADKASALKIYAYLEANKIKCYIDEFDEVLQRSKNITDVIMSRIGDCSHLMAIMSHNTSGSWWVPFEVGVASEADRRICSYKIDGVSLPEYLDIWPIMNRPEHLAEFVRLYNNDSSVLLEKSESLRASYASVKSSGDFHRMLKSATGQR